In Microbulbifer celer, a single window of DNA contains:
- a CDS encoding DUF4194 domain-containing protein — MIETGLIDNALEEALKQCKLSRSEFSELLVRLLDYGVICRDESNVETLLYDRFQRCESLIREWIAPLGLRLQHDTRFQFIRVYPPGAEVPGMADQEEPHHGGFRARLTQQEVAAILVLRVEYDKSLREGQVDDHGCVALTLEALELGLRNLLKMSLPDKLAERKQLLKKLRQLRLIQFNGEDSEAAAETLLRVRPTIAQFVSESALQQLLESGEGDNVSPVDAPADIQAEKAEPEERITPSSEDHSLFAESD; from the coding sequence GTGATTGAAACGGGGTTGATCGACAACGCGCTGGAAGAAGCGCTCAAGCAATGCAAGCTGAGCCGTAGCGAGTTCTCCGAGCTGTTGGTGCGGCTGCTGGATTACGGGGTTATCTGTCGTGATGAAAGCAACGTGGAAACCCTGCTGTACGACCGCTTTCAGCGTTGTGAATCACTGATCCGCGAATGGATCGCGCCATTGGGGCTGCGTTTACAACACGACACCCGCTTCCAGTTTATCCGCGTTTACCCACCGGGTGCTGAAGTGCCGGGTATGGCAGACCAGGAAGAGCCGCACCACGGCGGTTTCCGCGCGCGCCTCACCCAGCAGGAAGTGGCTGCGATCCTCGTGCTACGCGTGGAGTATGACAAGTCTCTGCGAGAAGGGCAGGTAGACGATCATGGTTGCGTGGCGCTGACCTTGGAAGCATTGGAACTCGGGTTGCGTAACCTGCTCAAGATGTCTTTGCCAGACAAGTTGGCAGAGCGCAAACAGTTGCTGAAGAAACTCCGTCAGTTGCGCTTGATTCAGTTTAACGGTGAAGACAGTGAAGCTGCTGCGGAGACGCTGCTGCGAGTCCGTCCCACGATTGCCCAGTTTGTCAGCGAATCCGCTTTACAACAGTTGCTGGAGTCAGGTGAGGGCGATAATGTGTCGCCAGTCGACGCTCCAGCCGACATCCAGGCTGAAAAAGCCGAACCAGAAGAGCGAATTACCCCGAGCAGCGAAGACCACAGTCTGTTTGCGGAATCAGATTAG
- a CDS encoding Wadjet anti-phage system protein JetA family protein, with protein sequence MFFADSYQHFFRPLTGKYREQVVECLRLLYERLYTAKADYGESLGREQILEIFAEALTRAPQLDSGGEPGDTPESEKRFRGPREQAVWVLNSLVEYGWLEKLVDSASLTVSFPFSRRGRLFTQPLVELNSTRVRTRHRNTRNTLNSLEAFASRGEVYDLIDAWEYSERIVADFTDMVAELEERKRELVREVEAQILVQQATDEFFAFMESRFQPDLAIRLSADSVEKHRDSIGKVIAQIRRKDNDKKADWERRLRQQLPELMTEGQSILWLMLDTIEDRMRRACEVKLPALRQALQGFTKRAEIIIRQLSYLQSNTGGAFTDLCHSLGQADNKSDLLEQLGADMAAFQLRLFDPKQTQLWQRSRRQPVNTFVEDDVPMSDDNHRDILLQQLLDQAFNFNSSDLRQYLSETLGSGERVSSRDLPLRDARDLLAMSHALEAAAVSQDGSEPFMEVTFTGEMASNDYFQQFDEFTLELKKRD encoded by the coding sequence TTGTTTTTTGCAGATTCCTATCAGCATTTTTTCCGCCCGCTCACCGGTAAATACCGCGAGCAGGTTGTGGAATGCCTGCGCCTGCTCTACGAGCGTCTGTATACTGCCAAGGCGGATTACGGTGAGTCATTGGGCCGCGAGCAGATTCTGGAAATCTTTGCCGAGGCCCTGACCCGTGCGCCGCAGCTGGATAGCGGTGGCGAGCCGGGCGATACCCCTGAATCTGAGAAGCGCTTTCGTGGCCCCCGCGAGCAGGCGGTCTGGGTGCTCAACAGCCTGGTGGAATACGGCTGGCTGGAAAAACTGGTCGACAGCGCTTCGCTCACGGTTTCCTTTCCGTTCAGCCGCCGCGGCCGCCTGTTTACCCAGCCGCTGGTGGAATTGAACAGCACCCGTGTACGCACCCGCCACCGCAATACCCGCAATACCCTCAATTCTCTGGAAGCTTTTGCCAGCCGCGGCGAGGTCTATGACCTGATTGATGCGTGGGAATACTCCGAACGTATCGTTGCTGACTTCACCGATATGGTCGCGGAACTCGAAGAGCGCAAGCGCGAGCTGGTGCGTGAAGTAGAAGCGCAGATTCTGGTGCAGCAGGCGACGGACGAATTTTTCGCCTTTATGGAAAGCCGCTTTCAGCCGGACCTGGCAATCCGGCTGTCTGCGGACAGTGTGGAGAAGCACCGGGATTCCATCGGCAAGGTAATCGCGCAGATCCGCCGCAAGGACAATGACAAAAAAGCCGACTGGGAGCGTCGGCTGCGCCAGCAATTGCCAGAATTGATGACGGAAGGTCAGTCCATCCTGTGGCTGATGCTGGATACCATCGAGGACCGTATGCGCCGCGCCTGTGAAGTCAAACTCCCGGCACTGCGTCAGGCATTGCAGGGCTTTACCAAGCGCGCCGAGATCATCATCCGCCAGCTCAGCTATCTGCAAAGTAACACCGGGGGCGCGTTTACCGATCTGTGTCACTCCCTCGGGCAGGCGGATAACAAGTCTGATCTGTTGGAGCAGCTCGGTGCCGACATGGCCGCGTTCCAGCTGCGCTTGTTTGACCCGAAGCAGACCCAGCTCTGGCAGCGCAGCCGTCGCCAGCCGGTGAACACCTTTGTGGAAGACGATGTGCCGATGAGTGATGACAACCATCGCGACATTCTGTTGCAGCAACTGCTGGATCAGGCATTCAATTTCAACAGCAGTGATTTGCGGCAGTACCTCTCTGAAACCCTGGGCAGCGGCGAGCGCGTCAGCAGCCGGGATCTGCCTTTGCGGGATGCCCGCGATCTGCTTGCCATGAGCCATGCATTGGAAGCGGCCGCGGTTTCCCAGGATGGCAGTGAGCCATTTATGGAAGTAACGTTTACTGGCGAAATGGCCAGCAACGATTATTTCCAACAATTTGATGAATTTACTCTCGAGCTGAAAAAACGTGATTGA
- a CDS encoding DUF3012 domain-containing protein yields MRKTLTLITASIAVLTLTACEPKVGSEAWCKKMDETPKGKWSFDDAGDYTKYCVLNQKPEEQ; encoded by the coding sequence ATGAGAAAGACTTTGACCCTGATCACCGCTTCCATCGCCGTTCTGACGCTCACCGCCTGTGAGCCCAAGGTGGGTTCTGAGGCCTGGTGTAAGAAAATGGATGAAACCCCGAAAGGTAAGTGGAGCTTCGACGACGCGGGTGATTACACCAAATACTGCGTATTGAACCAGAAGCCGGAAGAGCAGTAA
- the cysS gene encoding cysteine--tRNA ligase: MSLKLHNTFSGQKEVFTPLQENRVRMYVCGPTVYNRVHIGNARPAVVFDTLYRVLKSEYDDVIYARNITDIDDKIMKAARDNGEEIGALSARYAQAYFDDMAALNTLQPDVTPYATEHLPEMIAMIERLVEKGNAYAAEGHVLFAVQSMDDYGKLSKRSLDDMLAGARVEVAPYKKYAGDFVLWKPSADDEPGWDSPWGRGRPGWHLECSAMIKKHLGETIDIHGGGRDLTFPHHENERAQSCCANGGDFVRYWVHNGYVNIDGEKMSKSLGNFRMVNDLLKQYPGEVLRFALLSAHYRSELNFSADLLDQAWRSLDGLYGALRDTQQVEAQQADPTGSPFMAALLDDLNTPVAISELHQLARELNKAADADKPALKGQLLAAGDMLGILHLDAESWFKQSRGGDEISESEIEALIAERQQSKKDKNFARADEIREELKAKGVVLEDSREGTKWRRE, translated from the coding sequence ATGTCTCTCAAACTCCACAATACCTTTTCAGGTCAAAAAGAAGTTTTTACCCCGCTGCAGGAAAACCGTGTACGTATGTACGTGTGTGGCCCCACCGTTTATAACCGGGTACACATCGGTAATGCGCGTCCGGCAGTTGTGTTCGATACGCTGTATCGCGTATTGAAAAGTGAGTACGACGACGTGATCTACGCGCGCAATATCACCGATATTGACGATAAGATCATGAAAGCCGCGCGGGACAACGGTGAAGAAATCGGTGCGCTCAGTGCGCGCTATGCTCAGGCCTATTTTGACGATATGGCCGCGTTGAATACGCTGCAGCCGGATGTGACCCCCTATGCCACAGAGCACCTGCCAGAGATGATCGCGATGATCGAGCGTCTGGTAGAGAAAGGCAACGCGTATGCGGCAGAGGGCCACGTGCTGTTTGCGGTCCAGTCCATGGACGATTACGGCAAACTGTCCAAGCGCTCCCTGGACGATATGCTCGCCGGAGCCCGGGTTGAAGTGGCGCCCTATAAAAAGTACGCCGGCGACTTTGTGCTGTGGAAGCCGTCTGCAGATGACGAGCCCGGTTGGGATAGCCCCTGGGGCCGTGGTCGCCCCGGCTGGCACCTGGAATGCTCGGCGATGATCAAAAAGCATCTCGGGGAGACTATCGATATCCACGGTGGTGGCCGCGACCTGACATTCCCGCACCATGAAAATGAGCGCGCGCAAAGCTGCTGCGCCAACGGTGGCGATTTTGTGCGGTACTGGGTGCACAACGGCTACGTCAATATTGACGGCGAAAAGATGTCCAAGTCCCTGGGCAACTTCCGTATGGTCAACGATCTGCTGAAACAGTACCCGGGTGAAGTGCTGCGCTTTGCGCTGCTCTCCGCCCACTATCGCTCGGAACTGAACTTCAGCGCAGATCTGCTGGATCAGGCCTGGCGGTCTCTGGATGGGCTCTACGGCGCCCTGCGGGATACCCAGCAGGTTGAGGCGCAGCAAGCCGATCCCACCGGTTCCCCGTTTATGGCGGCGCTGCTGGACGACTTGAACACGCCGGTGGCCATCAGCGAGCTGCACCAGCTGGCGCGCGAATTGAATAAAGCGGCAGACGCGGATAAACCCGCTCTCAAAGGTCAGCTGCTGGCCGCCGGAGACATGCTGGGGATTCTGCACCTGGATGCGGAATCCTGGTTCAAGCAATCCCGCGGCGGTGACGAGATCAGTGAGTCGGAAATCGAGGCGCTGATCGCCGAGCGTCAGCAGAGCAAAAAAGACAAGAATTTTGCCCGCGCGGATGAAATTCGCGAGGAGCTGAAGGCCAAGGGTGTCGTGCTGGAAGACAGCCGCGAAGGCACTAAATGGCGCCGGGAATAG
- a CDS encoding glutamine--tRNA ligase/YqeY domain fusion protein, with translation MTSESKPAHFLQNIIREDLAEGRVTQVTTRFPPEPNGYLHIGHAKSICLNFGLAKEFGGACNLRFDDTNPAKEEEEYVDAIKRDVSWLGFEWAGNVKYTSDYFDQLHQWAIHLIKEGKAYVCDLSAEEARAHRGTLKEPGINSPYRNRTPEENLDLFARMAAGEFEEGSCSLRAKIDMAAPNINLRDPIIYRIKKMAHHQTGDKWCIYPSYDFAHGQSDALEGVTHSICTLEFEDHKPLYDWFIEHLPVPAQPRQYEFARLHLNYTVVSKRKLKQLVDEGYVDGWDDPRMPTISGLRRRGVTPASIRQFCEMIGVTRSDSTVDVGMLEYAIRDDLDKNAPRAMCVTEPLKVTLTNYPEGQEEILSAPGHPVRDDLPARELPFGRTLYIEKEDFREEANKKYKRLVLGKKVRLRNAYVIQAEEVVKDDAGEIVEVLCSVDLDTRGKDPADGVKPKGVIHWVSADNNVDCEVRLYDRLFNEESPDVGDKNFLDSVNPDNLKILTGCKAEIGLAEAQPEKGYQFERNGYFCRDSKYGSAEKPVFNRTIGLRDSWAKEQNK, from the coding sequence ATGACATCCGAGAGCAAGCCCGCTCACTTTTTACAGAACATCATTCGTGAAGACCTGGCCGAGGGCCGGGTAACCCAGGTGACTACCCGTTTTCCCCCGGAGCCGAACGGCTACCTGCATATCGGCCACGCCAAGTCCATTTGTTTGAATTTTGGCCTGGCGAAAGAGTTTGGTGGGGCGTGCAACCTGCGTTTTGACGACACCAACCCCGCCAAAGAAGAAGAGGAATACGTCGACGCGATCAAACGCGACGTGTCCTGGCTCGGGTTTGAGTGGGCTGGCAATGTGAAGTACACCTCGGACTACTTCGACCAGTTGCACCAATGGGCCATCCATTTGATCAAAGAGGGCAAAGCCTACGTCTGTGATCTGTCGGCGGAAGAGGCGCGCGCGCACCGCGGAACCCTGAAAGAGCCAGGTATCAACAGCCCGTATCGCAATCGCACGCCGGAAGAGAATCTGGATCTGTTTGCGCGCATGGCGGCGGGTGAGTTCGAAGAGGGCTCGTGCAGCCTGCGCGCCAAGATCGATATGGCCGCACCGAACATTAATCTGCGCGACCCGATCATCTACCGCATCAAGAAGATGGCGCATCACCAGACCGGGGATAAATGGTGTATCTACCCGAGTTATGACTTTGCCCACGGCCAGTCCGATGCACTGGAGGGGGTCACCCACTCCATATGCACACTGGAGTTTGAAGATCACAAACCACTGTACGACTGGTTTATCGAGCATCTGCCTGTACCGGCCCAGCCGCGCCAGTACGAATTCGCGCGTCTGCACCTGAATTACACCGTGGTTTCCAAGCGCAAGCTCAAGCAACTGGTGGATGAAGGCTATGTGGACGGCTGGGATGATCCCCGCATGCCAACCATATCCGGCTTGCGTCGCCGCGGTGTAACCCCGGCATCGATCCGCCAGTTCTGCGAGATGATCGGCGTTACCCGTTCCGATTCCACCGTCGATGTGGGAATGCTGGAATATGCAATCCGCGACGACCTGGACAAAAATGCGCCGCGAGCCATGTGTGTGACGGAGCCGCTCAAGGTTACCCTTACCAACTATCCGGAAGGTCAGGAAGAAATACTCTCCGCACCGGGACACCCGGTACGGGACGATCTACCTGCGCGTGAGCTGCCGTTTGGTCGCACCCTGTACATCGAAAAGGAAGACTTCCGCGAGGAAGCCAACAAGAAGTACAAGCGTCTGGTGCTGGGCAAGAAAGTCCGCCTGCGTAACGCCTATGTGATTCAGGCGGAAGAAGTAGTCAAGGACGATGCCGGTGAGATTGTGGAAGTCCTGTGCTCTGTCGACCTGGACACCCGCGGTAAAGACCCGGCCGACGGCGTCAAGCCCAAGGGCGTAATTCACTGGGTATCTGCCGACAACAATGTGGATTGTGAAGTGCGCCTGTACGATCGTCTGTTCAACGAAGAGTCCCCCGATGTGGGCGACAAGAACTTCCTTGACTCCGTGAATCCGGACAACCTCAAGATCCTGACTGGCTGTAAAGCGGAAATCGGCCTTGCAGAAGCGCAGCCGGAGAAGGGGTATCAGTTTGAGCGCAACGGTTATTTCTGTCGCGACAGCAAATACGGTAGCGCAGAGAAGCCCGTGTTCAACCGCACGATCGGGCTTCGCGATAGCTGGGCCAAAGAGCAGAACAAGTAG
- a CDS encoding peptidylprolyl isomerase — MITLHTTYGDIVVELNFDQAPKTAANFLQYCRDDFYTGTIFHRVINNFMVQGGGMTPNMDQKPTRDAIENEADNGLKNDTGTLAMARTMDPHSATAQFFINVNDNDFLNFRSKDAQGWGYCVFGKVVEGMDVVNKIKEVPTGSNGFHQDVPTESIEINSVTISDDYADR; from the coding sequence ATGATCACTCTGCATACTACTTACGGCGATATCGTCGTCGAACTCAATTTCGACCAGGCACCGAAGACTGCAGCCAACTTCCTGCAGTATTGCCGCGACGACTTCTATACTGGCACCATTTTCCACCGGGTCATCAACAATTTCATGGTCCAGGGCGGCGGCATGACCCCAAACATGGACCAGAAACCGACCCGCGACGCGATCGAGAACGAAGCCGACAACGGCCTGAAGAACGACACCGGCACCCTGGCCATGGCTCGCACCATGGATCCACACTCTGCGACTGCTCAGTTTTTCATCAACGTCAACGATAACGACTTCCTGAACTTCCGCTCCAAAGACGCCCAGGGCTGGGGCTACTGCGTATTTGGCAAGGTGGTTGAAGGAATGGACGTCGTCAACAAAATCAAAGAAGTACCTACCGGCAGCAACGGCTTCCACCAGGACGTCCCTACCGAAAGCATTGAGATCAACAGCGTCACCATCTCCGACGACTACGCTGATAGATAA
- a CDS encoding UDP-2,3-diacylglucosamine diphosphatase — MASFLISDLHLDETRPHITRAFYDFLAGPAAGAEALYILGDFFEVWIGDDDDAPLPQEVARQLKAFSDAGTRLYLMHGNRDFLIGEDYARRCGAELLSDPSLVELAGEPVLLMHGDSLCTLDEEYMAFRQQARNPQWQQALLAKPLDERRQIADQIRAVSKSMNSRKAEDIMDVTPEEVINALRDHNTRTLIHGHTHRPARHRLEVDGEPAERIVLGDWGELGWCIKADAKGLELIHWPTAS; from the coding sequence GTGGCCAGTTTTCTCATTTCAGACCTGCACCTGGACGAAACCCGCCCGCACATCACCCGGGCCTTCTATGATTTTCTGGCTGGTCCGGCGGCTGGTGCCGAAGCGCTGTATATTCTTGGCGACTTTTTTGAAGTATGGATCGGGGACGACGATGATGCCCCCCTGCCGCAGGAAGTTGCCCGCCAATTAAAGGCCTTCAGCGATGCCGGCACCCGCCTTTACCTGATGCACGGCAACCGCGACTTTCTCATCGGCGAAGACTACGCTCGCCGCTGCGGTGCCGAGTTACTCTCGGACCCCAGCCTGGTTGAACTCGCCGGCGAGCCGGTGCTGCTGATGCATGGTGACAGCCTGTGCACTCTGGACGAAGAGTACATGGCCTTCCGCCAACAGGCGCGCAACCCGCAGTGGCAACAGGCCCTGCTGGCCAAGCCCCTTGATGAGCGCCGCCAGATTGCAGACCAGATTCGCGCAGTGTCCAAATCCATGAACAGTCGCAAGGCAGAAGACATCATGGACGTGACCCCGGAAGAGGTCATCAACGCACTGCGCGATCACAATACCCGCACCCTGATCCATGGCCATACCCACCGTCCCGCCCGCCACCGACTGGAAGTGGACGGTGAGCCGGCAGAACGTATTGTCCTCGGGGACTGGGGGGAGCTTGGCTGGTGCATCAAGGCCGATGCAAAAGGTCTTGAATTGATCCACTGGCCCACGGCATCCTAG